The Arachis ipaensis cultivar K30076 chromosome B03, Araip1.1, whole genome shotgun sequence region TGGCGATCCACTCTGGATAATGATCCCGTCCCAAACACCATTGCAGGAActgaaagttttgattttgatgaATACTGGTATGGTTGGAAAGAAGGAAATCACGAAGCTGACTTACAGGATGCTAGTAGCAGTTACCAACTCGTTTACATATCAGAAAATACAGATAAAATCTGACCAACATGTTTTGATGATATTTTCTTATCATCGCAGCATTGGAAGTATCTACTCGTTGGAACTGTATGTGAATCTCCAAGATGTTGGTGGAAGCTCCTCTAGTTCTAATAATGTGGAGCAGGCTAGAAATTTCGGGTTGGCAGATGTCATACCCGTTCAGGAAATTGTTAGAACTCATAGTCCCACCTTTAACACCTTTGTGACTCGAGGATAAAATATAGGAAATCATCATGCACGGACCTCCCCTTCCAACCGTGTTGGATCCCCACAAGGTAATGTTGATGGGATGGTAGACACTTTTGATGACGATGAGATTGAAGATGACAGTGGAGAAGCATAAGTGGTACCCGAAACCCAACCGCTTTGTTCAGCGTAGTCATTATGTCCCTTCTTACCTGCCCACCTGATGAAAAATCATAAGGCACAAATAAGGTGTATATACAACAATAAAGCAAAATTTAGGATGTAACAACATTAAACATGATATGCCTTACGATACCACACCTTGTAGCTAATGGAAAACTATACAGCGCCACCACATCGGGTTCCCAGAACGATAGCCTATAATATATCCATGACATTAAAAATGTATGACAGCCAGCCATACCTTCGACGTTGTAATCAGTTGCCAAGCACATGGCTCGATATAACCAACAAAGACATGCACTTCCCTAACTATAGGTACTGATGGCATCAAAATCGGCCAAAAGAGGAAGATAACGAATGTGGACGGTGTTGTTGGTCTTGTCCGGCAGTAGTATGCCACCCAACAAATACAGAATGTAACAATGGGTATATTGAATTAGAGAATTATCTGGTAAGTCAAGCGGCATCTGTTGAAGACGAGTTCTGAGCCACTTCAACTTTATGTTGAACTTTGTTGTCCCTATATGCCCGACTGGAACATCACCAATAAGTTCTTGGCACCATTGCCATATATCTCTCTGGTGAAACTTGCTCCATGACCTTAGAGTTCCACTGACAGGCTCACCATCAATAGGTAACCCTAACTGCATTACCACATCCTCCAGTGTTATGGTACACTCACCCCAGGAGAGGTGAAATGTGTGCATCTCGGGACGCCATCTTTCAACAAAAAGTGCTTATGAGTGGATTGTCATACTCAAAACGCATTATTAATGAAGCATAATGAAATACTACATGTCATAAATAAAGTTCAAGTCTCTGCCGCCTGATTTCTATGCTTAGATCCGACGGATCCGAGGTGAAAACATCAACAAGTGGGCCATGCGGCGTCATAACACGTGTGAGCTGCAACATAGTCTTATGAAGAACATAATTAAATTTACACTAACCaacattaaataataataaaattatttataacgagaaaactaataaaataaattacaacACATTCACTAAAACCAACCTTGTGAGTCAAATGCACGGCAATATGATTTTCGTCTAACCGATTAAGATTTTCTTTCACATTAATTCCTCCACCACCactcattttatattttttcttatcaAATCACAATAGAAGATTATTAACCGCACACATTTTTTTCTCTCTTGCACCGATTGTTAACTTTTTTTCCCCTATTTCACTTCTACTGATGGTGCACTTGGTCCTCTCCCCCTTCTCCCCTTTTATATACACAATTTTCCTTCACCTCTACCATGCCACCTGATGCACCCAATGCATGCTTATACGGGACTGGAGCACCTGAAACTTGCAGCCTTGACCATTGCCATTTCGTGTGTGCCGCCTTTGGAGTGGCTATTTCATTGGCGCCATAAACAAATTGGTCCAATTTGTATGTGCCAGAACTGGGTTGGTCCATCTCGTGTGTGCCGGTGTAGAGTTGATCCATTTCGTGGCTGCCATCAACAACATGCTCCACTTCGCGTTTGCCATGCTTGGGTTGGTGGTCAACGCTTTCTCTGCCATGCATGGCACTATTTCGTGGACGCCAGCATTGATTTCGTGTCTTTTTTCATTTTGTGTGCGCTTCATCAAACATGATGCTGTGCATTTTCGTTAACGTTTTTAATCCTGCGTATTTAGggaaataaaattttttctttatttatttgtataAAAAAGCCTGactaaatttaatatatattttatattttaatatatattttatatttagtatGATTATGATACTTTTCATTTATGGTATCATAATgactatgaaaaaaaaaatctaaaacccTTAAATATTCTTATCTGAATTGTAGCGACTATCTTCGACTGTATTTGCGACGCTCTAGTTACTAATACCTAAATTACAAAAGTCTTACGTTAACTTTTCTAAGACAAAATGGATGGATAATGAAGTGGGAATAAGAAACGAtagaaaataaatgaaagcatTTCGATTTGGTTcaagcttttttatttttgatccTTTAACTTGTATTTATAGTAtcatttaaaaaagaaattactATTTTTACTCGTAATAATATTATGAGAATAtaaatttttgttatattttaattttaatttaatttaaatacaatTAGAGAATGTTATGTTGTATATTTTGATTGCCAAATTTATAATTAATCAtcgataatgatatataagagagatagagtGAGTGAAAAATgaaagagatagagaaagcaaaagagagaagaggaaaacTTTTTAATGTTAgaggaaaaaaatttgatttcaattacaaTAAAAAAGTGACGTGTGAcatatttttgttataaaattagtaatatagaGAGaaaaactctttaattttggagataaagatttgattttaattgtaatgagggagtgacatgtggcacattttggttgtaaaattaataTGGATGATggaagaactctttaattttggaagaaaCGATTTGATTTTAATTGTAACTAGTGTATGTTCTCGTACACTGTACgggataattaataaaaatatataaatttttttattaaaagagattaaacaaaaaatatatataataattattaatataaatattttataaaattataattaaaattaaagtttaattatttttaatgttaaaaatattaaaaataattagtatttgtcttaaCTTNNNNNNNNNNNNNNNNNNNNNNNNNNNNNNNNNNNNNNNNNNNNNNNNNNNNNNNNNNNNNNNNNNNNNNNNNNNNNNNNNNNNNNNNNNNNNNNNNNNNNNNNNNNNNNNNNNNNNNNNNNNNNNNNNNNNNNNNNNNNNNNNNNNNNNNNNNNNNNNNNNNNNNNNNNNNNNNNNNNNNNNNNNNNNNNNNNNNNNNNNNNNNNNNNNNNNNNNNNNNNNNNNNNNNNNNNNNNNNNNNNNNNNNNNNNNNNNNNNNNNNNNNNNNNNNNNNNNNNNNNNNNNNNNNNNNNNNNNNNNNNNNNNNNNNNNNNNNNNNNNNNNNNNNNNNNNNNNNNNNNNNNNNNNNNNNNNNNNNNNNNNNNNNNNNNNNNNNNNNNNNNNNNNNNNNNNNNNNNNNNNNNNNNNNNNNNNNNNNNNNNNNNNNNNNNNNNNNNNNNNNNNNNNNNNNNNNNNNNNNNNNNNNNNNNNNNNNNNNNNNNNNNNNNNNNNNNNNNNNNNNNNNNNNNNNNNNNNNNNNNNNNNNNNNNNNNNNNNNNNNNNNNNNNNNNNNNNNNNNNNNNNNNNNNNNNNNNNNNNNNNNNNNNNNNNNNNNNNNNNNNNNNNNNNNNNNNNNNNNNNNNNNNNNNNNNNNNNNNNNNNNNNNNNNNNNNNNNNNNNNNNNNNNNNNNNNNNNNNNNNNNNNNNNNNNNNNNNNNNNNNNNNNNNNNNNNNNNNNNNNNNNNNNNNNNNNNNNNNNNNNNNNNNNNNNNNNNNNNNNNNNNNNNNNNNNNNNNNNNNNNNNNNNNNNNNNNNNNNNNNNNNNNNNNNNNNNNNNNNNNNNNNNNNNNNNNNNNNNNNNNNNNNNNNNNNNNNNNNNNNNNNNNNNNNNNNNNNNNNNNNNNNNNNNNNNNNNNNNNNNNNNNNNNNNNNNNNNNNNNNNNNNNNNNNNNNNNNNNNNNNNNNNNNNNNNNNNNNNNNNNNNNNNNNNNNNNNNNNNNNNNNNNNNNNNNNNNNNNNNNNNNNNNNNNNNNNNNNNNNNNNNNNNNNNNNNNNNNNNNNNNNNNNNNNNNNNNNNNNNNNNNNNNNNNNNNNNNNNNNNNNNNNNNNNNNNNNNNNNNNNNNNNNNNNNNNNNNNNNNNNNNNNNNNNNNNNNNNNNNNNNNNNNNNNNNNNNNNNNNNNNNNNNNNNNNNNNNNNNNNNNNNNNNNNNNNNNNNNNNNNNNNNNNNNNNNNNNNNNNNNNNNNNNNNNNNNNNNNNNNNNNNNNNNNNNNNNNNNNNNNNNNNNNNNNNNNNNNNNNNNNNNNNNNNNNNNNNNNNNNNNNNNNNNNNNNNNNNNNNNNNNNNNNNNNNNNNNNNNNNNNNNNNNNNNNNNNNNNNNNNNNACAATACATTTGTCGGATTCAGTATTTTATAGTAAATgagtaaaaaaaagagaaaaaaatataaacgATTCATGacgattattttaaaaaataatgagatttttaacaaaaaaaaatttttttgactaTTAGTTTTCTGTTTTTATAAGATTGATtagtttttttattaatattttttctctatATTAACAGAATAAACCTATATGACATGTTAAACTATtgatttatacattaaaaacttactaggattaacaatttttttgttGTTGAGTATCTCGTTGTCTTTTAATAATAAATGTCAAGgccgtttattttttatttttttattaccttTTAAATATATTAGCTAAATCAACTgtgtaaaactaaaaaatattaatgatttttAAATTGCTTTTACTTATAACAATTAAATAGAAGATATATTAGTGATTAACATGTCACATAAATATATTTTAGAGAGATCATTAATAAAGAGACTAACTAATCTCACAAAgttaaatatcaaaatataaaaaaatattttttttcgaaaatctcataGTCATTTGAAAAAATTATTATGATCGAATTGAATATTCactctaaaaaaatattattttcaaatattttaagttaCTGAGCACGCTCATGACTTTGGagtaaaaaaaattcattaatttTGAATTCTTTAATGAGATTTAGTTATGTCTTGTATTTTATTTATAGGATTCAAGAAATGTTTTGAGGGTTTTTAAGATAAATAACTAAGATCAACATTTTAAGACGTTTGTATACTAAATACACATTTTTTATGTCTCGTACATTTTCTGATTGTAGTAAATTACTTAGAAAAATATCTAATACCGTAGAAATTGAATAATTATTAGGTTTTTGGATATTAGTGGGTTGGATTTTTTTGAAATGTAAGAATTAGTTTTAATAAAAGGTAAGTTCTATCATATAGATAGTAACTTAGCATCCTAGTATATAGATATGCAGTGGCAAGCTGTGATTATAACAGATGGTATAGAAAGGAGACATATTATTCAGTGTGTTAGAGACGTTGCAGGAAAAGTTCAATAGAACCACGGAGGGGACTCTTAATTAGGTTGGATAATGAAATGTTATGATGAGTAATTAATTTTGGCTGATTAGAGGCCCAATCCTTGGCCCTTTTTTCGTTGTTGGACAAAAACTTTTTTTTATGTCACAGACCTTTACAATAAATATCCAAAAATCCAGAAATTACTGCAACTATGGTAACCAAAATACAACAAAGGGAATAACATCATTGAAACCACTATGGCAAAGAAAAATAAACCCGACCCATAGAAAAATAGTTGATCCGCCATTTTAGTGAGTCAAACCCATTCCCAATTCCCATCTGTTGTTTACCCCAGGAAGCATGGTTCTCATGAAATGACAACGCTTTGCtgctaaaagaaaaagaaagaaagcacGAAGCATACCCAGAATGCATCTCCTCCCAAGTCCCAACCCTTCCTCCAATTCTCCCATATCCTTCTATCAAAATAAACGGTAACTGTAGACACACCAGCGCAACCCACCGCACCCGCCCATCGCAGTCACGGGCAGGCGTGAAACACAGAAGCCTCCCTTCCTAACCCTAGGCCCCTTCTCCATTGTTTGTTATCTCCTTCCCTCCCCCCAAAATAAAATGGAAACCTTAGACGTACTGCTGCAAGTAGTGAGCTGACACAGCCGTTCGTTGCAGTCAGGGACTTGCCTCTCTATCCAGTCAGCGTTCCCGGAAGAACCACTCCCGGTTGGGTCTCAGTCCTGGCCCTATACCTGCGACGTCATCTGGTTGCAGTATTCCTTCGGAGGTCAGTACTCACTGCTAGTGGATGAATTAATCTTACCCAGCCACACTTCTGCGGTCCGTTGTTGTGCTCGTCGCGTGGTCTCCCTCTCGATCATGCTTCTGCCCCTTTGCTGAAACTGCTCAGAGAGTAGGTAatgggcttttttttttttgtaattatcgCTATGTGTTTTTCATTCTTCACTCAAAACATCTTGGTTTTAGATTCAGCTAACCTTACTGAGATTGAAATTTGAATATAGCTATATTATGGTCTTGTTTTCTTGTTTTCGGTTGATCTTTGAATGCTATCTTTGACTAAGCATTCTCAGTTTGTATCTTTGGAGGAAAAAAATACACATACTTTCAATTATACCTGTTCAATAAGTATTTGATTAATGATTATTCGAATGTTGTGGTTAAAATTTTTGATTGAATGATGATTTGGTTACTGATTTCCATTGCTTGAATTTGTTAAGTTGATAGTGTGTTAAATTGGTTTGTTGCTGCCGTTTTAAGTTGcaaaattttttaggattttgcAATTTCAATTGCCGGATTATCTATTCAGGTCTTGTGGTTGTTTATTTGTTAAATTGTTGTTGTGTGTACCTATTGTTGTGTTTGAAATCATTGAGTTGCCATTTTCTTCTCAAATTACTAATTTGCTAATTTGGTAAATTGTTGTTGTCGTGATATTTGAGATTGTGGTTGGCTATTACTGGGTTGCTGAGTTTTTCTATGAAGATCTTATTCTTGTTAAATTGTTCTTGTTTCCATGTATAACTTGTCCTTGTGGTCTACAGTTTCATTAGGTTTAGGTTTGAGATAGCTTTGATGTATTTTGGTAATTATGATGTCTTCTGATAAGATCTGGCCCAGAGCAGCCTTTGATTTGGTTTATATATGGTTGATGGCTTAAAACCTGCTATTACTAGTCAGATTCTGCTAACCTTACTCAGATTGAAATTTGAATGTATCTGTATTATGgccttattttcttattttcgGTTGATCTTTGAATGCTATCTTTGACTATACATTCTCAGTTTCTATGTTTGGAGGAAAAATTATACACTTACTTTCTATTATACCTGTTCAATAATTATTCGATTAATGATTATTCGAATGTTgtgttttaaatttttgaatgaaTGATGATTTGGTTATTGATTTCCTGGTCTTGAATTTGTTAAATTGATAGTTTGTTAAGTTGGTTGGTGGCATGGAACCTGCTAGAGGTAAAGGCGTGTAATTTTATTGCACAATTAGTTATTATTTTGAAAACCAACTTCTACAACTTAATAGATGGAGTGCTATGGTGGGATGGGCAAGGCAAACGGTTTGTCTCCAGATGAAAGTGAAAATGAGTTAGGCCTTTCAAACAACGACGTTGTTGACGAGGATGACTTAAGAAAGGTTGAGTTGTTGTCGGATGAAGATGGTCGTGAATATGAAGACGTGAGTGGGTTGAGTGCAGAGGATATAATGAAAAAGGTGTTTCAAAGTGAAGAGCGTGCATATGAGTTTTATTATAGGGTAGGGAAATGCAATGGATTTGGGGTCTGTAAGGGAGACTATGAAAAGGATGAAGATGGGACTGTAGTGAGAAGGAGGTTCTTCTGTAATAGGGCTGGGCTAAGGGATGGAAAACACTACAACAGAGTAGACAGGAAGAGATGCCATAGGCCTGAGACACGCACGAATTGCCAGGCCCTGATGTCTGTATACCTTGATAAGGGAAGCTCGGTTTGGAAGGTTCGGAAAGTAATCTTCGAGCATAACCATGAATTGATACCAAGGGGAATGGTTCACATGCTCCGAAGTTTCCGGGCGATATCGGGTTCCGCAAAGGCCCACATGGATGAAATGCATGCGTATGGGTTGCCGACGTCTAAGATACTGGGGTACATGGCTGGGATTGCAGGTGGTTATTCTTGTTTGGGTTTTACCAAGAAAGACGCATACAACTATATTGATCGGTCAAAACGTACAAAGGTGGTTGATGGAGACATGAACGTTGCTATAGTCTACCTAGAAGGCAAGGCAGCTGCTGATCCCATGTCTATGGCCTGGTACAATTTGACTGAAGAAGGTATGTTGGCAAACATGTTTTGGGTAGATGGTCCTAGCGGGGTTGATTTTCAACATTTTGGAGACGTGGTTGTATTCGATTCAACGTATAAGAAGAACAAGTACAACAGACCCCTTGACATATTCTCAGGTTCAAACAACCACAAGCAAACAACGATTTttggttttggtttggttttagaTGAGACAATCAGTTCATACAAGTGGATGCTGGAGAACTTGTTAGAAGTCATATGTGGGAAGATGCCCTCTGTTGTCGTGACCGACGGGGATGAATCAATGATAGCTGCAGTTAGGGAAGTGTTGCCCCGGCAACCCATAGGTTGTGTGCATGACATCTGCAGAAGAATGTGACCTCGAACAGCAACGAGTAGATGTTTTGTGATGTCTTTGCCAAGTGGTTGTATGCCGACATGGAGGTTGAAGAGTTTGAGTGGGGTACATGGCTGGGATTGCGGGTGGTTATTCTTGTTTGGGTTTTACCAAGAAAGACGCATACAACTATATTGATCGGTCAAAACGTACAAAGGTGGTTGATGGAGACATGAACGTTGCTATAGTCTACCTGGAAGGCAAGGCAGCTGCTGATCCCATGTCTATGGCCCGGTACAATTTGACTGAAGAAGGTATGTTGGCAAACATGTTTTGGGTAGATGGTCCTAGCGGGGTTGATTTTCAACATTTTGGAGACGTGGTTGTATTCGATTCAACGTATAAGAAGAACAAGTACAACAGACCCCTTGTCATATTCTCAGGTTCAAACAACCACAAGCAAACAACGATTTttggttttggtttggttttagaTGAGACAATCAGTTCATACAAGTGGATGCTGGAGAACTTGTTAGAAGTCATAT contains the following coding sequences:
- the LOC107633916 gene encoding protein FAR1-RELATED SEQUENCE 5-like, which produces MECYGGMGKANGLSPDESENELGLSNNDVVDEDDLRKVELLSDEDGREYEDVSGLSAEDIMKKVFQSEERAYEFYYRVGKCNGFGVCKGDYEKDEDGTVVRRRFFCNRAGLRDGKHYNRVDRKRCHRPETRTNCQALMSVYLDKGSSVWKVRKVIFEHNHELIPRGMVHMLRSFRAISGSAKAHMDEMHAYGLPTSKILGYMAGIAGGYSCLGFTKKDAYNYIDRSKRTKVVDGDMNVAIVYLEGKAAADPMSMAWYNLTEEGMLANMFWVDGPSGVDFQHFGDVVVFDSTYKKNKYNRPLDIFSGSNNHKQTTIFGFGLVLDETISSYKWMLENLLEVICGKMPSVVVTDGDESMIAAVREVLPRQPIGCVHDICRRM